A window of Roseovarius sp. THAF27 contains these coding sequences:
- a CDS encoding acyl-CoA carboxylase subunit beta → MKDILQELDTRRGNARLGGGQKRIDAQHEKGKLTARERIDLLLDEDSFEEFDMFVAHRCTDFGMEKNRPYGDGVVTGWGTINGRQVYVFSQDFTVLGGSVSHTHAMKICKIMDMAMQNGAPVIGINDSGGARIQEGVDSLAGYGEVFQRNIEASGVVPQISVITGPCAGGAVYSPAMTDFIFMVRDSSYMFVTGPDVVKTVTNEQVTAEELGGASTHTKKSSVADAAFENDVEAMAEVRRLVDFLPLNNREPVPVRPFFDDPDRAETSLDTLIPDNPNMPYDMKELIVKVADEGDFYEIQEDFAKNMVTGFIRLEGRTVGVVANQPMVLAGCLDIDSSRKAARFVRFCDCFEIPILTFVDVPGFLPGTSQEHNGVIKHGAKLLFAYGEATVPKVTVITRKAYGGAYVVMSSKHLRGDINYAWPTSEIAVMGAKGATEIIHRGDLGDDEKIAKHTADYEERFANPFVAAERGFIDEVIQPRSTRKRVSRAFAALRNKKRKLPWKKHDNIPL, encoded by the coding sequence ATGAAAGATATCCTTCAGGAACTGGACACGCGCCGCGGCAACGCGCGGCTGGGCGGCGGACAAAAGCGGATCGACGCGCAGCACGAGAAAGGCAAGCTGACCGCGCGGGAGCGGATCGACCTGTTGCTGGACGAGGACAGTTTCGAAGAGTTCGACATGTTCGTGGCCCATCGCTGTACCGATTTCGGGATGGAGAAGAACCGGCCCTATGGCGACGGCGTGGTCACCGGCTGGGGCACCATCAACGGTCGGCAGGTCTATGTGTTCAGCCAGGATTTCACCGTGCTGGGCGGGTCGGTGTCGCATACCCACGCGATGAAGATCTGCAAGATCATGGACATGGCGATGCAGAACGGCGCGCCCGTGATTGGCATCAACGACTCGGGCGGCGCGCGGATCCAGGAAGGCGTGGACTCGCTGGCCGGCTATGGAGAAGTGTTCCAGCGCAATATCGAGGCGTCGGGCGTGGTGCCGCAGATCAGCGTCATCACCGGCCCCTGCGCGGGTGGGGCTGTGTATTCGCCGGCGATGACCGATTTCATCTTCATGGTGCGCGACAGTTCCTACATGTTCGTGACCGGCCCGGACGTGGTGAAGACCGTGACCAACGAGCAGGTGACGGCGGAGGAACTGGGCGGGGCGTCGACCCACACGAAAAAATCCTCGGTCGCCGATGCGGCCTTCGAGAACGACGTGGAGGCGATGGCCGAGGTGCGGCGGCTGGTGGACTTCCTGCCGCTGAACAACCGCGAGCCGGTGCCGGTGCGCCCGTTCTTCGACGACCCGGATCGCGCCGAGACGAGCCTGGACACGCTGATCCCGGACAACCCCAACATGCCCTACGACATGAAGGAGCTGATCGTGAAGGTCGCCGACGAGGGCGATTTCTACGAGATCCAGGAGGATTTCGCCAAGAACATGGTCACGGGGTTCATCCGGCTGGAAGGGCGCACGGTGGGCGTGGTGGCGAACCAGCCGATGGTGCTGGCCGGGTGCCTGGACATCGACTCGTCGCGCAAGGCGGCGCGGTTCGTGCGGTTCTGCGACTGTTTCGAGATCCCGATCCTGACCTTTGTCGACGTGCCCGGCTTCCTGCCCGGCACCAGTCAGGAGCATAACGGCGTCATCAAGCACGGGGCGAAGCTGCTCTTTGCCTATGGCGAGGCGACGGTGCCGAAGGTGACGGTGATCACGCGCAAGGCCTATGGCGGGGCTTACGTGGTGATGAGTTCCAAGCATCTGCGGGGGGATATCAACTATGCCTGGCCCACGTCAGAGATCGCGGTGATGGGCGCCAAGGGGGCGACGGAGATCATCCACCGGGGCGACCTGGGCGATGACGAGAAAATCGCCAAGCACACGGCGGATTACGAGGAGCGGTTCGCCAACCCCTTCGTGGCGGCGGAGCGCGGGTTTATCGACGAGGTGATCCAGCCGCGCAGCACGCGCAAGCGGGTGAGCCGGGCCTTTGCGGCGCTGCGCAACAAGAAGCGCAAGCTGCCGTGGAAGAAGCACGACAATATTCCGTTGTAG
- a CDS encoding DUF6497 family protein, with amino-acid sequence MKGMLAGTLAALMALAAPEQGEAQEEERLVLPSGLEAELQETITGEAAMGMTVRFRFVAEDFTGTEDFEVQTADLEYLCNDYALPRLAPGESPPDRVVISVADRPSEFGRFDPDVTQIFESFSVKDATCILELF; translated from the coding sequence ATGAAGGGGATGTTGGCAGGGACGCTGGCCGCGCTGATGGCGCTGGCCGCCCCAGAGCAGGGCGAGGCGCAAGAGGAGGAGCGTCTTGTCCTGCCATCGGGGCTGGAGGCGGAATTGCAGGAGACCATCACCGGCGAGGCGGCGATGGGCATGACGGTGCGGTTCCGCTTCGTGGCGGAGGATTTCACCGGCACCGAGGATTTCGAGGTGCAGACCGCGGACCTGGAATACCTGTGCAACGACTATGCCCTGCCACGTCTGGCGCCGGGGGAAAGCCCGCCCGACAGGGTGGTGATCTCGGTGGCCGACAGGCCGTCGGAATTCGGCCGGTTCGACCCCGATGTGACGCAGATTTTCGAGAGTTTCTCGGTCAAGGACGCAACCTGTATCTTGGAGCTGTTCTGA
- the betC gene encoding choline-sulfatase, which produces MTRPNILIFMVDQLNGKLFPDGPADWLHAPNLKALAERSTRFQNAYTASPLCAPGRASYMSGLLPSRSRVYDNAAEFSADIPTYAHHLRRAGYQTCLSGKMHFVGPDQLHGFEERLTTDIYPADFGWTPDYRKPGERIDWWYHNMGSVTGSGVAEISNQMEYDDEVAYHATRKVYDYGRGHDDRPWCLTVSFTHPHDPYVARKKYWDLYEGCEHLLPQVPAMDYDDHDPHSQRIFDANDWRSFTITDEDISRSRRAYFANISYLDDKIGEVMEALRGTRQEDDTIILFVSDHGDMLGERGLWFKMSFFEGSSRVPLMISAPTMEPGLVTEPVSNIDVCPTLCDLAGVDMSEVMPWVAGESLVPSGQGATRKSPVAMEYAAEASYSPLVCLRHEHWKYTNCALDPEQLFDLDADPLELTNLAEDPAHKSTLERFRVEAAARWDLEAFDAQVRESQARRWVVYEALRQGGYYPWDYQPLQKASERYMRNHMDLNVVEENARYPRGE; this is translated from the coding sequence ATGACACGTCCCAACATCCTCATCTTCATGGTCGACCAGCTGAACGGAAAACTCTTTCCCGACGGCCCCGCCGACTGGCTGCACGCGCCCAACCTCAAGGCGCTGGCCGAACGGTCTACCCGCTTTCAAAACGCCTACACCGCCTCGCCGCTCTGCGCGCCCGGCCGCGCCAGCTACATGTCGGGCCTTCTACCCTCGCGCTCCCGCGTCTATGACAACGCCGCCGAGTTCTCCGCCGACATTCCCACCTATGCGCACCACCTGCGCCGCGCGGGCTACCAGACCTGCCTCTCGGGCAAGATGCATTTCGTCGGCCCCGACCAACTCCACGGCTTCGAGGAACGCCTGACGACCGACATCTACCCCGCCGATTTCGGCTGGACGCCCGATTACCGCAAACCGGGCGAACGCATCGACTGGTGGTACCACAACATGGGCTCGGTCACCGGCTCCGGCGTGGCCGAAATCTCCAACCAGATGGAATATGACGACGAGGTCGCCTACCACGCCACCCGCAAGGTCTATGATTACGGGCGCGGCCATGACGACCGCCCGTGGTGCCTGACCGTCAGCTTCACCCACCCGCACGACCCTTACGTGGCGCGCAAAAAATACTGGGACCTCTACGAGGGCTGCGAACACCTGCTTCCGCAAGTCCCCGCGATGGATTACGACGACCACGACCCCCATTCGCAGCGCATTTTCGATGCCAACGACTGGCGCAGCTTCACCATCACCGACGAGGACATAAGCCGCTCCCGCCGCGCCTATTTCGCCAACATCTCCTATCTCGACGACAAGATCGGCGAAGTGATGGAGGCCCTGCGCGGCACGCGCCAGGAAGACGACACCATCATCCTCTTCGTCTCCGACCACGGCGACATGCTGGGCGAGCGCGGACTGTGGTTCAAGATGTCCTTCTTCGAGGGCTCCTCCCGCGTCCCCCTGATGATCTCCGCCCCCACGATGGAACCGGGCCTCGTCACCGAGCCGGTCAGCAATATCGACGTCTGCCCCACCCTGTGCGACCTCGCCGGCGTGGACATGTCCGAGGTCATGCCCTGGGTCGCCGGCGAAAGCCTCGTGCCCTCGGGCCAGGGCGCGACCCGCAAAAGCCCCGTGGCGATGGAATACGCCGCCGAGGCCTCCTATTCGCCCCTCGTCTGTTTGCGCCACGAGCACTGGAAATACACCAACTGCGCGCTCGACCCCGAACAGCTCTTCGACCTCGACGCCGACCCGCTGGAGCTCACCAACCTGGCCGAGGACCCCGCGCACAAATCCACCCTCGAGCGCTTCCGCGTCGAGGCCGCCGCCCGCTGGGATCTCGAGGCCTTCGACGCCCAGGTCCGCGAAAGCCAGGCCCGCCGCTGGGTCGTCTACGAGGCGCTGCGCCAGGGCGGCTACTATCCGTGGGATTACCAACCGCTGCAAAAGGCGTCCGAACGCTACATGCGCAACCATATGGACCTCAACGTGGTCGAGGAAAACGCCCGCTACCCGAGGGGCGAATGA
- a CDS encoding glutathione S-transferase family protein: protein MRTVYGRATSSNVQLVMWTLAELGLDCERLDYGHDHGGLDTPEFGSMNPHRKVPVLRDGDLVVWESTAILRYLASRYGDGGAFWPADPAGRAPVDMWAEWAKTTLAAGFTHPIFWPRVRTPAADRDQAALDAAITRFDAHLARLAEHLSDHDYICGDHFTAADIVAGHLLYRWFTIDVPRAANPTVEAYYDRLTWRPAYRAHVMVPYDTLRAEGA from the coding sequence ATGCGCACCGTCTATGGCCGCGCCACCTCCTCCAACGTGCAACTGGTCATGTGGACCCTCGCCGAGCTCGGCCTCGACTGCGAGCGGCTCGACTATGGCCACGACCACGGCGGCCTCGACACGCCCGAATTCGGCTCCATGAACCCGCACCGCAAGGTCCCCGTCCTGCGCGACGGCGACCTCGTGGTGTGGGAAAGCACTGCCATCCTGCGCTACCTCGCGTCGCGCTACGGCGACGGCGGCGCCTTCTGGCCCGCCGACCCCGCCGGGCGCGCCCCTGTCGACATGTGGGCCGAATGGGCCAAGACCACGCTGGCGGCGGGCTTCACCCATCCCATCTTCTGGCCCCGCGTCCGCACCCCCGCCGCCGACCGCGACCAGGCCGCACTCGACGCCGCCATAACGCGCTTCGACGCCCATCTCGCGCGCCTGGCCGAGCACCTCTCCGACCACGATTACATCTGCGGCGACCACTTCACCGCCGCCGACATCGTCGCGGGCCACCTGCTCTACCGCTGGTTCACCATCGACGTCCCCCGCGCCGCCAACCCGACGGTCGAGGCCTATTACGACCGCCTCACCTGGCGCCCCGCCTACCGGGCCCACGTCATGGTCCCCTACGACACCCTGCGGGCCGAGGGCGCCTGA
- the betI gene encoding transcriptional regulator BetI, whose amino-acid sequence MEPIRRSALVEATIHEIGARGSLDVTVSQIARRAGVSSALAHHYFGSKEQIFAAAMRHILTLYGAEVRGALIMAKTPRQRLEAIIRASFAPGQFRDEMIAAWLNFYVQAQKSDAARRLLHVYHRRLRSNLHHAFRQLAPAEEARILTRGLAAMIDGLYIRQALHSAPLSGETAIGVLLHYIDTSLPEGAPT is encoded by the coding sequence ATGGAACCGATTCGACGCTCCGCGCTGGTCGAGGCCACGATCCACGAGATCGGCGCGCGCGGCTCGCTCGACGTCACGGTCAGCCAGATCGCCCGCCGCGCCGGCGTGTCCTCGGCGCTGGCGCATCACTATTTCGGCTCCAAGGAACAGATCTTCGCCGCCGCCATGCGCCATATCCTCACCCTCTACGGGGCCGAGGTGCGCGGCGCTCTCATCATGGCCAAAACGCCCCGCCAGCGGCTCGAGGCCATCATCCGCGCCAGCTTCGCGCCGGGCCAATTCCGCGACGAGATGATCGCCGCCTGGCTCAACTTCTACGTTCAGGCCCAGAAATCCGACGCGGCGCGGCGCCTTCTGCATGTCTACCACCGCCGCCTGCGCTCCAACCTGCACCACGCCTTCCGCCAACTCGCCCCGGCGGAGGAGGCCCGCATCCTCACACGCGGTCTGGCCGCGATGATCGACGGTCTTTATATCCGGCAGGCGCTGCACAGCGCGCCACTCTCGGGCGAAACCGCCATCGGTGTGCTGTTGCACTACATCGACACCTCACTCCCGGAAGGCGCCCCCACATGA
- a CDS encoding YdcH family protein, with protein sequence MSHTPHELHDDFPDMADRISALKSSDAHFARLMEEYHTVNRQIHAAETNVTPVSPAAETDMRKERARLKDEIYTVLTA encoded by the coding sequence ATGTCACACACCCCGCACGAACTGCACGACGACTTCCCCGACATGGCCGACCGCATCTCGGCGCTGAAAAGTTCGGACGCGCATTTCGCCCGGCTGATGGAGGAGTACCACACCGTCAACCGGCAGATCCACGCGGCGGAAACCAACGTGACCCCGGTCTCGCCCGCCGCCGAGACGGACATGCGCAAGGAGCGCGCCCGGCTGAAGGACGAAATATACACGGTGCTCACGGCCTGA
- a CDS encoding multidrug effflux MFS transporter, whose product MPTVRFLDRTTPPHIFTLIVLAGISTLALNIFLPSLPGMTAYFETDYGVMQLAVAGYLGINAILQLLIGPISDRVGRRPVILGGLVIFLLATLGCLLSTNIWVFLIFRMFQGGIVAAMVLSRAVVRDMVPADRAASMIGYVTMGMSVVPMIGPAIGGMLDAAFGWHGSFWALFAMGAAVLWLVWTDLGETAPLEGRTFGDQFAEYPELFTSYRFWGYALAAALSSGAFFAYLGGAPFVGTRVFGLTPSQLGLFFGAPAVGYFTGNFLSGRFSTRIGINRMVFYGALANAIGHGINLATLYAGIGTPVTFFGLMTLMGLGNGMTIPNATAGALSVRPSLAGTASGLAGFLMIGGGAGLSALAGALLGPGTGAFPLVWLMLLTALGGILAITLVILRERQVGVPSI is encoded by the coding sequence ATGCCCACAGTTCGCTTCCTCGACCGCACGACTCCGCCGCACATCTTTACCCTGATCGTGCTGGCGGGGATCTCGACACTGGCGCTCAACATCTTCCTGCCGTCCCTGCCCGGCATGACCGCCTATTTCGAGACGGATTACGGCGTGATGCAACTCGCCGTCGCCGGATACCTCGGCATCAACGCCATCCTGCAACTGCTGATCGGCCCGATTTCCGACCGGGTCGGGCGCCGCCCGGTGATCCTCGGCGGGCTGGTGATCTTTCTGCTGGCGACGCTGGGCTGCCTTCTGTCGACCAACATCTGGGTCTTCCTCATATTCCGCATGTTCCAGGGCGGCATCGTGGCCGCCATGGTCCTGTCGCGCGCCGTGGTGCGCGACATGGTGCCCGCCGACCGGGCCGCCTCGATGATCGGCTACGTTACCATGGGCATGTCCGTCGTGCCCATGATCGGCCCGGCCATCGGCGGGATGCTCGACGCCGCCTTCGGCTGGCACGGCAGCTTCTGGGCGCTCTTCGCCATGGGCGCGGCCGTGCTCTGGCTGGTTTGGACCGACCTTGGGGAGACCGCCCCGCTGGAAGGCCGCACCTTCGGCGACCAGTTCGCAGAATACCCCGAGCTGTTCACCTCCTACCGTTTCTGGGGCTACGCGCTTGCCGCCGCCCTCTCCTCTGGCGCCTTCTTCGCCTATCTCGGCGGCGCGCCCTTCGTGGGCACACGGGTCTTCGGGCTCACCCCGTCCCAGCTTGGCCTCTTCTTCGGCGCGCCCGCCGTGGGCTATTTCACCGGCAACTTCCTGTCGGGCCGCTTCTCCACCCGGATCGGCATCAACCGCATGGTGTTCTACGGCGCGCTCGCCAACGCCATCGGCCACGGCATCAACCTCGCCACACTCTATGCCGGGATCGGCACGCCAGTCACCTTCTTCGGCCTGATGACGCTGATGGGCTTGGGCAACGGCATGACCATCCCCAACGCCACCGCCGGCGCGCTCTCCGTGCGCCCCAGCCTCGCCGGCACCGCGAGTGGCCTTGCCGGCTTCCTGATGATCGGCGGCGGCGCGGGCCTCTCGGCGCTGGCCGGCGCCCTGCTCGGCCCCGGCACCGGGGCCTTCCCGCTGGTGTGGCTGATGCTTCTGACGGCCCTGGGCGGCATCCTCGCCATCACCCTTGTCATCCTGCGCGAACGGCAGGTGGGCGTGCCCTCGATCTGA
- a CDS encoding short-chain fatty acyl-CoA regulator family protein: protein MATQKLYAGAKLRETRQRLALTQKDFAAKLGVSLPYLNQMENNNRPVSTTVILALAQEFGFDVTELATGDAERLVTDMREALADAVFADDIPGLSDLRLTASNAPAMARAFLELHRAYRDTHERLASLDEALGREDARPQISPWDEVRDFFHYCDNYIDAVDRAAEHFAGPASGPRRITDLAEARLDTLGIKVVDSDDARLRHYDRDARILYLSNHAEPETRRFQLLLQVALLTQEKLIEATLDFARFQSPAARDIAKIGLANYFAGAALMPYTAFLQAAQEHRHDLERLATRFGASIEQVCHRLSTLQRPGAKGVPFFFVRVDQAGTITKRHSATRLQFARFGGACPLWNVHRAFETPGRFLRQLAETPDGVRYISLARDVSKRGGHYGAPVRRFAIALGCEVKHADALVYADDLDLTLSQAYEPIGISCRICERTHCHQRSVPPLERRLQVTPDERGVLPYKVG from the coding sequence ATGGCCACCCAGAAACTCTATGCCGGCGCCAAGCTGCGCGAAACGCGCCAGCGCCTCGCCCTGACGCAAAAGGATTTCGCCGCCAAGCTGGGGGTCTCCCTGCCCTACCTGAACCAGATGGAGAACAACAACCGCCCGGTCTCCACCACGGTCATCCTCGCGCTGGCGCAGGAATTCGGCTTCGACGTCACGGAACTGGCCACCGGCGACGCCGAACGGCTGGTGACCGACATGCGCGAGGCGCTGGCCGACGCCGTCTTCGCCGACGACATCCCCGGCCTCAGCGACCTGCGCCTGACGGCCTCCAACGCCCCCGCCATGGCCCGCGCCTTTCTCGAACTGCACCGCGCCTACCGCGACACGCACGAACGCCTCGCCTCCCTCGACGAGGCTCTGGGGCGCGAGGATGCCCGCCCCCAGATCTCCCCCTGGGACGAGGTGCGCGATTTCTTCCACTATTGCGACAACTACATCGACGCCGTCGACCGCGCGGCCGAGCATTTCGCCGGCCCCGCCTCCGGCCCTCGCCGCATCACCGATCTGGCCGAGGCGCGGCTGGATACGCTCGGCATCAAGGTGGTGGACAGCGACGACGCCCGCCTGCGCCACTACGATCGCGACGCCCGCATCCTCTACCTGTCGAACCACGCCGAACCCGAGACGCGCCGCTTTCAACTCCTCCTGCAAGTCGCTCTTCTGACACAGGAAAAGCTGATCGAGGCCACGCTCGATTTCGCCCGGTTCCAGTCCCCCGCCGCGCGCGACATCGCCAAGATCGGTCTGGCCAATTACTTCGCCGGGGCCGCGCTGATGCCCTACACCGCCTTCCTGCAAGCGGCGCAGGAGCACCGCCACGACCTCGAGCGCCTCGCCACCCGCTTCGGTGCGTCGATCGAGCAGGTCTGCCACCGCCTGTCGACCCTGCAACGCCCCGGCGCCAAGGGCGTGCCCTTCTTCTTCGTCCGCGTCGACCAGGCCGGCACAATCACCAAGCGCCACTCCGCCACGCGCCTGCAATTCGCCCGCTTCGGCGGCGCCTGCCCGCTCTGGAACGTCCACCGCGCCTTTGAGACCCCCGGCCGCTTCCTGCGCCAGCTGGCCGAAACCCCCGACGGTGTGCGCTACATTTCGTTGGCCCGCGACGTCTCCAAACGCGGCGGACACTATGGCGCACCCGTCCGCCGCTTCGCCATCGCCCTGGGATGCGAGGTGAAACACGCCGACGCGCTGGTCTATGCCGACGATCTCGACCTGACGCTCTCGCAAGCCTACGAGCCCATCGGAATCTCCTGCCGCATCTGCGAGCGCACCCACTGCCACCAACGCTCCGTGCCGCCCCTGGAACGCCGCTTGCAAGTCACCCCAGACGAACGTGGAGTCTTACCCTACAAGGTCGGATAG
- a CDS encoding ABC transporter substrate-binding protein: protein MSLIKSGLLDRRGFLKTTVAAGVAAGLPGASFAQSTPKRGGDLRVAKGHGQTTDTLDPGQWENGYMLALGFGIHGRLTEVAPDGSLVPELAESWEASEDASEWRFKIRQGVTFHDGKSLTVDDVVASINHHRGEDSTSAAGPIVAPITDVKTVGDDTVVFTLDGGNADFPFILSDYHLVICPATEDGIDWQSGNGCGSYVLKNFNAGVSSQFERNPNHWRDDVAWFDTVEMLAVVDQNARTTALVSGDVQAIDRVDLKAAGLLGRNPGVTIESVAGTQHYTFAMSTNTDPYTDNNIRQALKWGINREELVEKILFGYGSVGNDHPIGQGQRFFNSELEQKTYDPDKAKFFLKEAGMDSIDINLSSSDAAFGGAVDAAILYQASAKEAGININVVREPKDGYWSDVWMKKPFTAVYWGGRPVEDQMFATAYQCGAAWNDSFWCNDRFEELLVKARAELDEDKRREMYYEMQDLVANQGGVVIPMFANYVFAVGDKVAHGEMASNWDMDGERWMERWWMA from the coding sequence ATGTCATTGATCAAGAGCGGACTTCTGGACCGCCGCGGATTCCTGAAAACCACTGTCGCGGCGGGTGTCGCGGCGGGTCTGCCAGGGGCGTCCTTTGCCCAGAGCACGCCAAAGCGCGGCGGTGACCTGCGCGTGGCCAAGGGCCACGGACAGACGACGGACACGCTGGACCCCGGCCAGTGGGAGAACGGTTACATGCTGGCGCTTGGCTTCGGCATTCACGGCCGTCTGACCGAGGTGGCCCCGGACGGGTCGCTGGTGCCGGAACTGGCCGAAAGCTGGGAAGCGTCCGAGGATGCCAGCGAGTGGCGGTTCAAGATCCGCCAGGGTGTGACGTTCCACGACGGCAAGTCACTGACCGTCGATGACGTGGTCGCGTCGATCAACCACCACCGCGGCGAGGATTCGACCTCGGCTGCGGGGCCGATCGTGGCGCCGATCACGGACGTCAAGACCGTGGGTGACGACACGGTCGTGTTCACGCTGGATGGCGGCAACGCCGACTTTCCTTTCATCCTGTCGGATTATCACCTGGTGATCTGCCCGGCGACGGAGGACGGCATCGACTGGCAGTCGGGCAATGGCTGCGGCAGTTATGTCCTGAAGAACTTCAACGCCGGTGTCAGCAGCCAGTTCGAGCGCAACCCGAACCATTGGCGCGACGACGTGGCCTGGTTCGACACGGTCGAGATGCTGGCTGTGGTAGACCAGAACGCGCGCACGACGGCGCTGGTCTCGGGCGACGTGCAGGCGATCGACCGGGTCGACCTGAAGGCTGCGGGCCTTTTGGGCCGCAACCCCGGCGTGACCATCGAGTCGGTGGCGGGCACGCAGCATTACACCTTCGCGATGTCCACCAACACCGATCCCTATACAGACAACAACATCCGTCAGGCCCTGAAATGGGGAATCAACCGCGAGGAGCTGGTAGAGAAGATCCTGTTCGGCTACGGCTCGGTCGGCAACGACCATCCGATCGGGCAGGGGCAGCGGTTCTTCAACTCCGAGCTTGAGCAGAAGACCTATGACCCCGACAAGGCGAAGTTCTTCCTGAAAGAAGCGGGGATGGACAGCATCGACATCAACCTGTCGTCGTCGGATGCGGCGTTCGGCGGCGCGGTGGATGCGGCGATCCTGTACCAGGCGTCGGCCAAGGAAGCGGGCATCAACATCAACGTGGTGCGCGAACCGAAGGATGGCTACTGGTCGGACGTGTGGATGAAGAAGCCCTTCACCGCCGTTTACTGGGGTGGCCGGCCTGTCGAGGACCAGATGTTCGCCACGGCCTATCAGTGCGGGGCGGCGTGGAACGACAGCTTCTGGTGCAATGACCGGTTCGAGGAACTGCTGGTCAAGGCCCGTGCCGAGCTGGACGAGGACAAGCGCCGGGAGATGTATTACGAGATGCAGGACCTGGTGGCCAACCAGGGCGGCGTGGTGATCCCGATGTTCGCCAATTACGTCTTTGCGGTGGGCGACAAGGTTGCCCATGGCGAGATGGCGTCGAACTGGGACATGGACGGCGAGCGCTGGATGGAGCGCTGGTGGATGGCCTGA
- the betA gene encoding choline dehydrogenase, with the protein MQADYVIVGAGSAGCAMAYRLSEAGNSVLVIEHGGTDAGPFIQMPGALSYPMNMKMYDWGYRTEPEPYLNNRRLAAPRGKVIGGSSSINGMVYVRGHARDFDHWRDEGATGWGYADVLPYYKRLENWTDAGHGGDPDWRGHDGPLHVTRGQMANPLTRAFIEAGRQAGYPVTPDYNGEQQEGFAPFEMTVHKGQRWSAANAYLKPALRSGKCDVIRGLAGRVVFEDGRAIGVEVTRKGRQEIIRANAEVILSASAFNSPKLLMLSGIGPGAHLSDHGIDVIADRPGVGANLQDHLEVYVQMAASQPVSLYKYWNLPGKALVGLTWLLGRTGPGASNQFESCGFIRSAAGVDYPDLQFHFLPIAVRYDGQAAAEGHGYQAHVGPMRSESRGAVTLNSADPAAPPRIFFNYMSCDSDWQDFRRAIRLTREVFAQDAFAPFSKHEIQPGADMQSDDQLDDFIREHAESAYHPCGTCRMGRADDPHSVVDPQGRVIGVEGLRVADSSVFPRIPNGNLNAPSIMVGEKMADHVLDRSLPADNAQAWIHPEWQTAQR; encoded by the coding sequence ATGCAAGCCGATTACGTCATCGTCGGGGCCGGCAGCGCCGGCTGCGCCATGGCCTACCGCCTGTCCGAGGCCGGCAATTCCGTTCTGGTCATCGAACATGGCGGCACCGATGCCGGCCCCTTCATCCAGATGCCCGGCGCACTTTCCTACCCGATGAACATGAAGATGTACGACTGGGGCTACCGCACCGAGCCCGAGCCCTACCTGAACAATCGCCGCCTCGCCGCCCCGCGCGGCAAGGTCATCGGCGGGTCCTCCTCGATCAACGGCATGGTCTACGTGCGCGGCCACGCCCGCGATTTCGACCATTGGCGCGACGAAGGTGCCACCGGCTGGGGCTATGCCGACGTCCTGCCCTATTACAAACGCCTGGAAAACTGGACGGACGCGGGCCATGGCGGCGACCCCGACTGGCGCGGCCATGACGGCCCCCTGCACGTCACCCGCGGCCAGATGGCCAACCCCCTCACCCGCGCCTTCATCGAGGCGGGTCGACAGGCGGGCTACCCCGTCACGCCCGATTATAACGGCGAACAGCAGGAAGGCTTCGCGCCCTTCGAGATGACCGTCCACAAGGGCCAGCGCTGGTCCGCCGCCAACGCCTATCTCAAGCCCGCGCTCAGATCGGGCAAATGCGACGTCATCCGCGGCCTTGCGGGCCGCGTCGTCTTCGAGGACGGCCGCGCCATCGGCGTCGAGGTCACCCGCAAGGGCCGTCAGGAAATCATCCGCGCGAATGCCGAGGTGATCCTCTCCGCCTCCGCCTTCAACTCGCCCAAGCTCCTGATGCTGTCGGGCATCGGCCCCGGCGCGCATCTCTCCGACCACGGCATCGACGTGATCGCCGACCGCCCCGGCGTGGGCGCCAACCTGCAGGACCATCTCGAGGTCTACGTCCAGATGGCCGCCTCCCAGCCGGTCAGCCTCTACAAATACTGGAACCTGCCGGGCAAGGCCCTCGTCGGCCTCACCTGGCTGCTGGGGCGCACCGGCCCTGGTGCGTCGAACCAGTTCGAATCCTGTGGCTTCATCCGCTCCGCAGCGGGCGTCGACTATCCCGACCTGCAATTCCACTTCCTGCCCATCGCCGTGCGCTATGACGGCCAGGCGGCGGCCGAGGGCCACGGCTACCAGGCCCATGTCGGCCCCATGCGTTCCGAAAGCCGCGGGGCGGTCACCCTCAATTCCGCCGACCCCGCCGCGCCGCCCCGGATCTTCTTCAACTACATGAGCTGCGACAGCGATTGGCAGGATTTCCGCCGCGCCATCCGCCTCACGCGCGAGGTCTTCGCCCAGGACGCCTTCGCTCCGTTCTCGAAACACGAGATCCAGCCCGGCGCGGACATGCAGTCCGACGACCAGCTCGACGATTTCATCCGCGAACACGCCGAAAGCGCCTATCACCCCTGCGGCACCTGCCGCATGGGCCGGGCCGACGACCCGCACAGCGTGGTCGACCCGCAAGGCCGCGTGATCGGCGTCGAGGGCCTGCGCGTCGCCGACAGTTCGGTCTTCCCGCGCATTCCCAACGGCAACCTCAATGCGCCCTCGATCATGGTGGGCGAGAAGATGGCCGATCACGTCCTCGACCGCTCGCTTCCGGCGGACAATGCCCAGGCCTGGATTCACCCAGAATGGCAGACCGCGCAACGCTGA